The Phacochoerus africanus isolate WHEZ1 chromosome X, ROS_Pafr_v1, whole genome shotgun sequence genome has a segment encoding these proteins:
- the LOC125118288 gene encoding nucleosome assembly protein 1-like 2, translating to MAESADHKELLESTQEEAGDKVMMEGPGEQLERGEDAAAGPGDDGERGEEAAAGPGEGGEKGEDTDEDSDADRPKGLIGYLLDTDFVESLPVKVKYRVLALKKLQTRVANLESKFLREFHGIERKFAEMYQPLLEKRRQIINAIYEPTKEECEYKSDSEDCDDDEMYDEEELYGNEEGLLHEYMDEDDGCEEDYYDYVIEENDEDDDDAAAAADDDDDDDDDDGDDNEAARGENKEEDPKGIPDFWLTVLKNVDTLTPLIKKYDEPILKLLTDIKVKLSDPGEPLSFTLEFHFKPNEYFKNDLLTKTYVLKSRLAYYDPHPYRGTAIEYCIGCKIDWNEGKNVTLKTVKKKQKHRIWGTIRTVTEDFPKESFFNFFTPQGINSDGKDGNDDFLLGHNLRTYIIPRSVLFFSGDALESQQEGVVREVNDEIYDKIIYDNWMAAIEEVKACCKNLEAIVEDIDR from the coding sequence ATGGCCGAGTCAGCCGACCACAAGGAACTGTTAGAATCCACTCAAGAAGAGGCTGGTGATAAGGTAATGATGGAAGGGCCCGGGGAACAGCTGGAGCGCGGTGAAGATGCCGCAGCCGGGCCTGGAGATGATGGGGAGCGCGGTGAAGAAGCCGCCGCTGGGCCTGGGGAAGGCGGGGAAAAAGGTGAAGATACTGATGAGGACTCAGACGCAGACCGTCCTAAAGGACTTATCGGTTATCTTTTAGATACAGACTTTGTTGAAAGTCTACCTGTGAAAGTTAAATACCGTGTGTTAGCCCTCAAAAAGCTTCAAACTAGAGTGGCCAACCTAGAATCCAAATTCCTGAGAGAGTTTCATGGCATTGAAAGAAAGTTTGCTGAAATGTATCAACCTTTATTGGAAAAAAGACGTCAGATAATCAATGCAATTTATGAACCTACAAAAGAGGAATGTGAATATAAATCAGATTCAGAAGACTGTGATGATGATGAGATGTATGATGAGGAAGAGCTGTATGGTAATGAGGAGGGTCTCCTACATGAGTACATGGATGAGGATGACGGTTGTGAAGAAGACTATTATGATTATGTTATTGAGGagaatgatgaggatgatgatgacgctgctgctgctgctgatgatgatGACGACGATGATGATGACGACGGCGACGACAACGAGGCTGCCAGAGGTGAAAATAAAGAAGAGGATCCTAAAGGAATTCCTGATTTTTGGCTGACTGTCTTAAAAAACGTTGACACACTCACTCCTTTGATTAAGAAATATGATGAGCCTATTCTGAAGCTCCTGACAGATATTAAAGTGAAACTTTCAGATCCTGGTGAGCCTCTCAGTTTCACACTAGAATTTCACTTCAAACCaaatgaatatttcaaaaatgatcTGTTGACAAAGACTTATGTGCTGAAGTCAAGGCTAGCATATTATGATCCCCATCCCTATAGGGGAACCGCGATTGAGTATTGCATAGGCTGTAAGATAGAttggaatgaaggaaagaatgtcACTTTGAAAACCGTCAAGAAGAAGCAGAAACACCGGATCTGGGGAACAATCCGAACTGTGACTGAAGATTTTCCCAAGGAGtcattcttcaatttctttactCCTCAAGGAATCAACTCGGATGGAAAGGATGGAAATGATGATTTTTTACTTGGTCACAATTTACGTACTTATATAATCCCAAGATCAGTATTATTTTTCTCAGGTGATGCACTTGAATCTCAGCAGGAGGGGGTAGTTAGGGAAGTTAATGATGAAATTTATGACaaaattatttatgataattGGATGGCTGCAATTGAGGAGGTTAAAGCCTGTTGCAAAAATCTTGAGGCAATAGTAGAAGACATTGATCGCTAA